Proteins encoded by one window of Yamadazyma tenuis chromosome 2, complete sequence:
- a CDS encoding uncharacterized protein (EggNog:ENOG503PVVZ; COG:S) produces MSMPTMPTLPQGSPMAMGGHGPMSAVFSGISTPRTTYASARTSPARRTVRRPSRGLSISTPAGTDISSSKPALALPHHKANLSISSHFNLFSLNEPEEKQYSFNENALFNDLVLNLADIDQPSVNGFLVKMLYKLDNPIPLDDFFNLLYNDQKLIELDTADKIDRTQIASNLSQKCVEILHQILEIFKKPDIIHGLLSNNNISKEVKLSNINYHELLRTFLAIKILQDMLIELPRNSDADLANFNIPRLSLYKTYFIICQKLLLQYPSSLSSSNEHHKLILGQSKLGKLIKLVFPDLLIKRLGSRGESKYNYLGVVWNENIIDSEIAALCNNYELEDLNQIFQAKYKAKFENLISQSGLKSQNLTEVHTGDTSGGRSDAVLSTIASNPSTIMASESFDVEFSKPLYSFLDETLKFPSDFNVSDWIKITKLSLKSDSPEDIDGVVQQLVDSQTGGSDFGSSLVSNLNAIGFNMSEHCNDLKVYLCILLEVFPKMLMIEPSTNLRELKSSLLHFLDDDQFASLNQKNLTNFKLLLKNLIGLNDLLINLVKYVFKDTLIMGDLHHVFDNSNHDNLINSLVDSLIIFDMTESLNYSFLNDNVNNLKAFFLVDLHQFFEATQLATIENSEVKSEEPEFESLTSDFKMTNYEFTSLLKFLSLIDNGLVKNFNQFPIFMMINFLNLVSNDFLKSVYFKHVNSSSSAFSHWWSINCFLQDYVSMVGELYGLYNEIYRIS; encoded by the coding sequence ATGTCCATGCCGACAATGCCCACCCTCCCTCAGGGGTCTCCTATGGCCATGGGGGGGCATGGCCCTATGAGTGCGGTATTCTCGGGTATTTCTACTCCCAGAACCACATATGCGTCTGCCAGGACATCTCCTGCCCGAAGAACTGTCAGAAGACCGTCTCGAGGACTTCTGATCTCAACTCCAGCCGGTACCGACATTTCTTCCTCCAAACCAGCGTTGGCATTGCCTCACCACAAAGCCAACTTATCGATCTCGTCccacttcaacttgttcagCTTGAACGAGCCGGAGGAGAAACAGTACCTGTTCAATGAGAATGCCTTGTTCAACGATCTcgtgttgaacttggccGATATTGACCAACCGTCGGTGAATGGCTTTCTCGTCAAGATGTTGTACAAGTTGGATAACCCGATCCCGCTTGAcgattttttcaacttgttgtaCAATGATCAGAAGCTCATTGAGTTGGACACTGCTGATAAAATCGATAGAACCCAAATTGCATCCAActtgctgcaaaaatgtGTAGAAATTTTGCATCAAATTCTCGAGATCTTTAAGAAACCAGATATTATCCACGGATTgttatccaacaacaatatTTCCAAAGAGGTCAAGTTGTCCAACATCAACTATCACGAGTTGTTGAGGACATTCCTTGCTATCAAAATCTTGCAGGACATGTTGATTGAGTTGCCTAGAAATTCAGATGCTGATTTAGCTAACTTTAACATTCCCAGACTCTCGCTCTACAAGACCTATTTCATTATTTGccagaagttgttgttgcagtATCCTTCCTCCTTGAGTTCAAGCAACGAGCATCACAAGCTAATTTTGGGCCAGTCCAAACTAGGcaaattgatcaagttggtgttcCCTGatcttttgatcaagagATTGGGTTCCAGGGGTGAATCTAAATACAACTATTTGGGTGTGGTGTGGAACGAGAACATTATTGACAGTGAGATAGCAGCCCTTTGTAACAATTACGAGTTGGAGGATTTGAATCAAATCTTCCAGGCCAAATATAAGGCCAAGTTTGAGAACTTGATCAGCCAAAGTGGATTAAAGTCCCAGAACTTAACCGAAGTCCACACGGGCGACACTTCGGGTGGTCGCTCTGATGCCGTCTTGAGCACCATTGCTTCCAACCCTTCTACCATCATGGCCAGCGAGAGCTTTGATGTTGAGTTCAGTAAGCCGTTATACTCGTTTTTGGATGAGACCTTGAAGTTTCCCTCTGATTTCAATGTTAGTGACTGGATCAAAATCACTAAATTAAGTCTTAAGCTGGACTCACCCGAGGATATTGATGGAGTGGTCCAGCAGCTTGTTGACTCCCAAACTGGTGGCTCGGATTTTGGTTCCAGCTTGGTATCTAACCTCAATGCTATCGGGTTCAATATGTCAGAACACTGTAACGATTTGAAAGTATACTTATGCATCTTGTTAGAGGTTTTTCCCAAAATGCTTATGATCGaaccttcaacaaatcttCGGGAACTCAAGCTGAGTTTATTGCACttccttgatgatgatcAGTTTGCATCACTCAACCAGAAAAACTtaaccaacttcaagttgttactcaagaacttgattgGTTTGAACGACTTACTCATTAACCTCGTCAAATACGTGTTTAAGGACACTTTGATCATGGGTGATTTACACCACGTGTTTGACAATAGTAACCACgacaatttgatcaacagtTTGGTTGACTCTTTGATCATCTTCGACATGACCGAGTCGTTGAACTattctttcttgaatgatAACGTCAATAACCTAAAAGCATTCTTCCTTGTGGACTTGCaccaattctttgaagcCACTCAGTTGGCAACCATCGAGAACTCAGAGGTCAAGCTGGAAGAACCTGAGTTTGAATCATTGACgtctgatttcaaaatgACAAATTATGAGTTTACCAGCCTACTCAAATTCCTTTCCTTGATTGACAATGGATTGGTaaaaaacttcaaccaatttcCTATTTTTATGATGATTAACTTTTTGAACCTTGTATCCAACGATTTTCTAAAATCTGTCTACTTCAAACATGTCAATAGTTCATCCAGTGCTTTTAGCCATTGGTGGTCTATCAACTGTTTCCTACAAGACTATGTCAGCATGGTGGGTGAACTATACGGGTTATATAACGAAATTTATAGAATTCTGTGA